The bacterium genome has a window encoding:
- a CDS encoding sugar phosphate nucleotidyltransferase produces MTKEMGVVIMAGGMGSRMRCSSVHKVCFPLGGKPVINRNIELFNNCGIKTHFIVVRHLAEQVMQTVASTDGTHFFCYQKEPKGTGNAAKTAGRLISKISTIEDIMVVAGDKIIEEKILCKLIEKHKKTDSDLTLLVGKIKDFPGSGRIIYSQDNLISGIIEVLDIRKAELLNQFKKLTSKKPLSSKEAKKIILTYISNEKKIEIAIGPLWKLIKEGKPITSNFINKNFSEEDFMLKCNQNYIPIDSIKKVKHTNLSVYLFKREAFLTSLNEISDNNAQKEEYLTDTIGVLANKGAKIDVLPIDKPSQVMAFNTPEEIYQIEKKLVEKNSIIKEKPSYLKSPLDWLRHLETVSPVSLKYFRDIYGNNYPYIENKIKLLTAALKDYMEHFGNNPVIIVRAPGRINIMGRHIDHQGGDVNMVAIDKDIYCIMGARNDRQVFANSMEPYRFPERRFSIDSLNVDYEKKWHEFINNSFLLKQFSSAKKDWGRYIKSVLSRFQHFNGKTPIKGMNIMVSGDLPIEGGISSSSALFMAVAEGCTYLNNLTLSPYKFIELCDEGEEFLGNRIGTGDHAAIKYSKRGHITHIGISPFQIIKSIPFPPDYLLAICNSQFQAYKTRGAKEIYNHRVACYHIGKELLKQNFPSISDFVIHLRDIVYGKGNLSEKDILEMLKSLPIKMARKEIYSNLKSEKVISNIESIPSHIDNFPIREILTYGLSECIRSRFGGQLLLKDNIYDFGKLMNISHNGDRVAKWIKDMDYAPYSIDYSDKTIEKLISNLPEKDNQLMFQPGGYRCSTQEIDRMIDISLKVKNVVGAQISGAGLGGYIMVLVKEDSYEELESQMLKYYYESLNLEQEMFIAYPVEGSGLVYF; encoded by the coding sequence ATGACAAAAGAAATGGGTGTTGTAATAATGGCAGGTGGTATGGGCTCAAGAATGAGGTGTTCTTCTGTTCATAAGGTATGCTTTCCTCTTGGTGGGAAACCTGTGATAAACCGTAACATAGAACTCTTTAATAATTGTGGAATAAAGACACACTTCATTGTTGTAAGACATCTTGCTGAGCAGGTAATGCAGACAGTTGCTTCTACTGATGGAACCCATTTTTTCTGCTACCAGAAAGAACCAAAAGGAACTGGCAACGCTGCTAAAACTGCAGGTCGCTTAATATCAAAAATATCAACAATAGAAGATATAATGGTGGTTGCAGGTGATAAAATCATTGAAGAGAAGATTTTATGTAAGCTTATAGAGAAACATAAAAAAACAGATAGCGACCTTACTCTTCTTGTAGGTAAAATTAAAGATTTCCCTGGTTCAGGCAGAATAATATATTCACAAGATAACTTAATATCTGGCATAATTGAAGTTTTAGATATTAGAAAGGCAGAACTTCTAAACCAATTTAAAAAACTTACCTCAAAAAAACCTCTTTCTTCAAAAGAAGCAAAAAAAATTATACTTACATATATTAGTAACGAAAAAAAGATAGAGATTGCAATTGGTCCTTTGTGGAAACTAATAAAAGAAGGGAAACCCATTACTTCAAATTTTATAAATAAAAACTTTTCTGAAGAAGATTTTATGCTTAAATGCAACCAGAACTATATACCTATAGATTCTATTAAAAAAGTTAAGCATACTAATCTATCTGTATATCTCTTTAAGCGGGAAGCTTTTTTAACATCACTTAACGAAATAAGCGACAATAACGCTCAGAAAGAAGAATATCTAACAGATACAATAGGGGTTCTTGCTAATAAGGGGGCTAAAATTGATGTTCTACCAATAGACAAACCCAGTCAAGTAATGGCATTTAATACACCTGAAGAAATCTACCAGATTGAGAAAAAACTTGTTGAAAAAAACAGCATAATAAAAGAAAAACCTTCTTATCTAAAGAGTCCTCTCGATTGGCTTAGACACTTAGAGACGGTTTCACCTGTGTCTTTAAAATATTTTAGGGATATCTATGGAAACAATTACCCTTATATAGAAAACAAAATAAAATTGCTTACAGCCGCCTTAAAAGATTATATGGAACATTTTGGGAATAACCCTGTAATAATAGTAAGAGCCCCAGGAAGAATAAATATTATGGGTAGGCATATTGACCATCAAGGCGGGGACGTTAATATGGTAGCTATAGATAAGGATATATATTGCATTATGGGTGCAAGAAACGACAGGCAAGTTTTTGCGAACAGTATGGAACCTTACAGGTTTCCTGAAAGACGTTTTAGTATAGATAGTTTAAATGTTGATTATGAAAAAAAATGGCACGAATTTATTAATAACTCTTTTTTGCTTAAACAGTTCTCTTCAGCAAAAAAAGATTGGGGTAGATATATAAAATCGGTGCTTAGCAGGTTTCAACACTTTAACGGCAAAACACCTATTAAAGGTATGAATATTATGGTTTCTGGAGATTTACCTATCGAAGGAGGTATAAGTTCTTCTTCTGCTCTATTTATGGCTGTTGCAGAAGGGTGTACCTACCTAAACAACCTAACATTGTCCCCTTATAAATTTATTGAACTTTGTGATGAGGGAGAAGAGTTTCTTGGCAACCGTATCGGTACAGGTGACCATGCAGCAATCAAATATTCAAAAAGAGGGCATATCACCCATATTGGTATTTCACCGTTTCAGATAATAAAAAGTATCCCTTTCCCTCCAGATTATCTTCTGGCTATATGTAATTCTCAGTTTCAGGCTTACAAAACAAGGGGCGCAAAAGAGATATATAACCACAGAGTTGCTTGCTACCATATAGGTAAAGAGTTGCTTAAACAAAACTTCCCTTCTATTTCTGATTTTGTTATACACCTTAGAGACATTGTTTACGGTAAAGGTAACCTTTCAGAAAAAGATATTTTAGAGATGCTTAAAAGTCTACCTATAAAAATGGCAAGAAAAGAGATTTATAGTAATCTAAAATCTGAAAAAGTTATAAGTAACATTGAATCTATACCTTCACATATTGATAACTTTCCTATTAGAGAAATTTTAACATACGGGCTTTCAGAATGTATAAGAAGCAGGTTTGGAGGTCAACTTTTATTAAAAGACAATATTTATGACTTTGGTAAATTGATGAATATTTCACATAACGGAGATAGGGTTGCAAAATGGATAAAAGATATGGATTACGCTCCGTATTCTATTGATTATTCTGATAAGACAATAGAAAAACTTATATCAAACTTACCAGAAAAAGATAACCAACTAATGTTTCAACCAGGCGGATATAGATGTAGCACACAAGAGATAGACAGGATGATAGATATATCTCTAAAGGTAAAAAATGTGGTTGGTGCACAAATATCAGGCGCAGGGTTGGGCGGGTACATTATGGTCCTTGTAAAAGAAGATTCTTATGAAGAACTGGAATCTCAAATGTTAAAATATTATTACGAATCTTTAAACCTTGAACAAGAAATGTTTATTGCGTACCCTGTTGAAGGTAGCGGTCTGGTCTATTTTTAA